A single region of the Vicia villosa cultivar HV-30 ecotype Madison, WI linkage group LG4, Vvil1.0, whole genome shotgun sequence genome encodes:
- the LOC131597208 gene encoding glycerophosphodiester phosphodiesterase GDPDL7-like: MDQPEGFVIHGQENKICKLDKSIYVLKQAPKKWHEKFDNLMISNGYKVNESDKCIHYKYENRIFTIIRLYVDDLLIFGSNIQTINDVKSLLNNNFDMKYLKEASVILGINITRSKKGISLGQSHYMDKILKKYNYFDCKPTCTSPNPSVKLFKNIDASVRQREYKNNKMLRSLFLVLMLVHATLPIAPQIPVPAKKWSTLSGNEPLVIARGGFTGLFPEGSSEAIGISKEISIFLCNVQFTKDAGAFCVTGGKLDNTTTIAMFDPNEKTYNINGNDVRGHFMVDYTAAQINHNVSMNQAIFSRPSFYDGLSPVLNVDGILSSKTPPRLWLNFQYEKFYNQHGVKLVDKVLEMLRLYTIDFVSSPEIGFLRSINGKVRTKTKFVFQFLNASDVEPTTNQPYDTIVKDLAAIKSYASGIMVPKEYIWPVKPDKYLGPLTTLVSDAHKQGLEVYASGFANDFFSSYDYNYDPTAEYLQFIAKDESVDGLVTDFPSTASNSIACFALNNTLPKKGQPLIISNNGASGVYPGSTDLAYQQAIDDGADIIDCSVQMTKDGFSFCSNTADLMADTTAMTKFMSRTSNIPEIQPNSGIFSFDLTWNEIQSLQPQISSPLGSDFQRNPANKNSGKFVMLSEFLELAKDKAVTGILINIENAAYLASNKGLDIVGTVSTALSNATFDKQATQQVLIQSDDSSVLSKYKDIPSYKRVLLVENIIGNAPKESVDEIKKYAEAVNLRKTSVIKASGSLLTGMTNVVKEMKDANLTVFVRTLRNEFISLAFDYWSDPNVEIATYIHSAKVDGIVTDFPATTSRYLRSPCSDLNNVATILPAKAGELESTVSPTLMPPAEAPLPPLEVGNIVDPPLPAVTNDNPPATPSSPPPSHAYANAANLGLSLVAIIVLVINLTL; this comes from the exons ATGGACCAACCGGAAGGGTTTGTGATTCATGGGCAAGAAAATAAGATTTGTAAATTAGATAAGTCTATATATGTTCTAAAACAAGCTCCAAAGAAATGGCATGAgaagtttgataacttaatgatatcgaatGGGTACAAAGTGAATGAGAGTGACAAATGCATTCATTATAAATATGAGAATCGCATATTCACTATCATACGTCTCTATGTAGACGAtctactcatatttggatcaaataTTCAAACTATTAATGATGTGAAATCATTGTTGAacaacaactttgatatgaaatACCTCAAAGAAGCGAGTGTGATTCTAGGAATCAATATCACTAGATCCAAAAAAGGAATTTCTTTGGGTCAATCTCATTATATGGACAAGATTTTAAAGAAGTATAATTACTTTGACTGTAAACCCACTTGCACATCACCCAATCCAAGTGTAAAACTGTTTAAGAACATTGATGCTAGTGTTAGACAAAGGGAATAT AAAAATAACAAAATGTTAAGAAGCTTGTTTCTTGTTTTGATGTTGGTCCATGCAACATTACCTATTGCTCCTCAAATTCCTGTCCCTGCCAAAAAATGGTCAACATTAAGTG GTAACGAGCCGCTTGTAATAGCACGCGGAGGATTCACGGGTCTATTTCCAGAAGGAAGTTCAGAAGCAATCGGCATATCGAAGGAGATAAGCATTTTTCTTTGTAATGTTCAGTTTACAAAAGATGCTGGTGCCTTTTGTGTGACAGGAGGTAAACTCGACAATACAACGACTATAGCAATGTTTGATCCAAATGAGAAAACCTATAACATTAATGGAAACGATGTGCGAGGACACTTCATGGTGGATTacactgctgctcagattaaccACAACGTGTCGA TGAATCAGGCTATTTTTTCTCGTCCGAGTTTCTACGATGGTTTGTCGCCTGTACTCAATGTTGATGGTATACTAAGTAGCAAAACTCCACCAAGGCTCTGGTTGAACTTCCAG TACGAAAAGTTTTATAACCAACACGGCGTAAAGCTAGTTGATAAAGTACtagaaatgttgagactttaTACTATAGACTTTGTTTCATCTCCTGAGATAGGTTTCTTGAGAAGCATCAACGGGAAAGTTAGGACGAAAACAAAGTTCGTTTTTCAATTTCTTAACGCGAGTGATGTCGAACCAACAACGAATCAACCATATGACACCATTGTGAAGGATCTTGCAGCAATCAAGTCATATGCATCTGGTATAATGGTGCCAAAAGAATACATATGGCCAGTTAAACCAGACAAATACTTGGGGCCTCTCACAACCCTAGTATCTGATGCACACAAACAAGGACTAGAAGTGTATGCTTCTGGTTTTGCTAATGATTTCTTTTCCAGTTATGATTATAACTATGATCCTACTGCTGAGTACCTACAATTTATAGCGAAAGACGAATCTGTTGATGGTCTTGTTACTGATTTTCCTTCTACAGCATCCAATTCCATAG cATGCTTTGCACTCAATAATACACTGCCAAAAAAAG GACAACCTTTGATCATAAGCAATAACGGAGCAAGTGGCGTTTATCCAGGTTCCACCGATCTTGCCTATCAACAAGCAATAGACGATGGAGCTGACATTATAGATTGCTCAGTTCAAATGACAAAAGACGGATTTTCATTCTGCTCAAATACAGCAGACCTAATGGCAGATACAACTGCTATGACTAAATTCATGTCGCGAACTTCCAATATTCCAGAAATTCAACCGAATAGTGGAATTTTTTCCTTTGATCTCACGTGGAACGAGATCCAAAGCTTGCAAC CTCAAATTTCTAGCCCTCTTGGCAGTGACTTCCAAAGAAATCCAGCAAACAAGAACAGTGGTAAATTTGTTATGCTCTCAGAATTTCTGGAGTTGGCTAAGGATAAGGCAGTTACTGGAATTTTAATTAACATAGAG AATGCTGCTTACCTTGCATCAAACAAAGGACTTGACATTGTTGGTACCGTAAGCACTGCCTTAAGCAATGCGACATTTGACAAGCAAGCGACGCAGCAAGTTCTGATTCAATCGGACGATAGCTCGGTGTTATCCAAGTATAAAGACATTCCATCTTACAAAAGAGTGTTGCTAGTTGAAAACATAATAGGCAACGCACCTAAGGAGAGTGTGGATGAAATAAAGAAGTATGCAGAAGCGGTGAATCTTCGAAAAACATCTGTTATTAAAGCATCTGGTTCCCTTTTAACAGGAATGACTAATGTTGTTAAAGAGATGAAAGATGCAAACCTGACAGTGTTTGTTCGTACTCTTAGAAACGAGTTCATATCTTTGGCTTTTGATTATTGGTCAGACCCTAATGTTGAGATTGCTACTTACATCCATTCTGCTAAAGTTGATGGAATAGTCACCGATTTTCCAGCCACTACGAGTCGATATCTCA GAAGTCCATGTAGTGATCTCAACAATGTAGCAACCATCTTACCAGCTAAGGCAGGTGAACTAGAAAGTACTGTTTCACCAACATTAATGCCACCAGCAGAAGCACCACTTCCTCCTCTTGAGGTTGGTAACATTGTTGATCCACCTCTTCCTGCAGTGACTAATGATAATCCTCCTGCTACACCTTCTTCACCACCTCCTTCACATGCTTATGCAAATGCAGCTAATCTTGGTCTCTCCCTAGTTGCAATCATAGTGCTTGTCATCAATCTTACTTTGTGA